In a genomic window of Desulfovibrio sp. JC022:
- the hslV gene encoding ATP-dependent protease subunit HslV yields the protein MEMRGTTILAVKDDKGTAMIGDGQVTMGQAVVMKHSAVKVRTLYNDQVIAGFAGATADAFTLFERFEKKLKTYSGNLVRSAVEMATDWRTDKFLRKLEAMIMVADAEHILIISGNGDVIEPDDGVAAIGSGGSYALSAARALMRNTEMPAAEIAQKSMEIASEICVYTNDHFVLKTLEK from the coding sequence ATGGAAATGAGAGGAACAACCATTCTGGCCGTTAAGGACGATAAAGGCACTGCCATGATCGGTGACGGTCAGGTCACTATGGGACAGGCTGTGGTGATGAAACATTCCGCGGTCAAAGTCCGTACCCTTTACAATGATCAGGTTATCGCCGGATTCGCCGGGGCAACCGCTGATGCATTTACCCTTTTTGAACGCTTTGAAAAGAAACTCAAAACCTACTCCGGCAACCTTGTTCGTTCCGCCGTTGAAATGGCAACTGACTGGCGTACAGATAAATTCCTGCGCAAACTGGAAGCCATGATCATGGTTGCTGACGCCGAGCACATCCTCATCATCAGCGGTAACGGCGATGTTATCGAACCTGACGATGGTGTTGCAGCTATCGGTTCCGGCGGTTCCTACGCTCTTTCCGCAGCCCGTGCGCTCATGCGCAACACTGAGATGCCTGCTGCGGAGATCGCGCAGAAATCCATGGAAATAGCCAGTGAAATCTGCGTTTATACCAATGACCACTTTGTTCTCAAAACCCTTGAAAAATAA